Proteins from one Desulfocurvus vexinensis DSM 17965 genomic window:
- a CDS encoding tRNA-binding protein — translation MAHITWDDFERVEIRVGTVVAAEPFAQARVPAYVIHADFGPGIGVLKSSARVTALYRPEELVGRQIVGVVNFPPKQIGPLRSQFLVTGFPDADGAIVLAVPERPVPDGARLA, via the coding sequence ATGGCGCATATCACCTGGGATGATTTCGAGCGCGTGGAGATTCGCGTCGGCACGGTGGTGGCCGCCGAGCCCTTCGCCCAGGCGCGTGTTCCGGCCTACGTCATCCATGCCGATTTCGGCCCGGGCATCGGGGTGCTCAAGTCCAGCGCGCGGGTGACGGCCCTCTACCGCCCCGAAGAGCTGGTGGGCCGCCAGATCGTGGGCGTGGTCAACTTCCCGCCCAAGCAGATCGGCCCGCTGCGCTCGCAGTTCCTGGTCACCGGGTTCCCCGACGCCGACGGCGCCATCGTGCTGGCCGTGCCCGAGCGCCCGGTGCCCGACGGCGCCCGCCTGGCCTAG
- a CDS encoding LysE family translocator, giving the protein MFGIENYFLFLGAGVLLNVTPGPDMLYVATRSACQGRAAGLLSALAITCGGLVHTATAALGLSAVLLVSATAYEVVRFAGAAYLVWVGLRILLSRPDAHGPAPCLPRARIFRQGFLVSVLNPKVALFFLAFLPQFADHGSAHFPAQIVALGLTFCTTGWMVMSGVALCFGRIGAWAGAHPGVRRAQHWLTGGVFLSMGLGLGLAGGRD; this is encoded by the coding sequence ATGTTCGGCATCGAGAACTACTTCCTCTTCCTTGGCGCGGGGGTGCTGCTCAACGTGACCCCCGGGCCGGACATGCTCTACGTGGCCACGCGCAGCGCCTGCCAGGGCCGGGCCGCCGGGTTGCTCTCGGCCCTGGCCATCACCTGCGGCGGGCTGGTGCATACGGCCACGGCGGCCCTGGGGCTGTCGGCGGTGCTGCTGGTCTCGGCCACGGCCTACGAGGTGGTGCGCTTTGCCGGGGCGGCCTATCTGGTCTGGGTTGGCCTGCGCATCCTGCTTTCGCGGCCCGATGCCCACGGCCCAGCGCCCTGCCTGCCGCGCGCGCGCATCTTCCGCCAGGGGTTCCTGGTCAGCGTGCTCAACCCCAAGGTGGCCCTGTTCTTCCTGGCCTTCCTGCCGCAGTTCGCGGACCACGGCTCGGCCCATTTCCCGGCGCAGATCGTCGCCCTGGGCCTGACCTTCTGCACCACGGGCTGGATGGTCATGTCCGGCGTGGCGCTGTGCTTCGGGCGCATCGGCGCCTGGGCCGGGGCGCACCCGGGGGTGCGCCGGGCGCAGCACTGGCTCACGGGCGGGGTGTTCCTGTCCATGGGCCTGGGCCTGGGGCTGGCCGGGGGGCGCGACTAG
- a CDS encoding LemA family protein yields MTAWWIALAGPALIGLWLALTFNALVRARNLVREGWSGIDVQLRRRHDLVPNLVETVRAYAAHEAEALARVTALRGSGTGAGGGAVAQAARLEGELGLALGRLLAVAEAYPQLKADANFRQLSEQLGAVEDELQMARRYYNGAVRRLNVAVESFPSNLAARLFGFGAAEFFETRDEAVRAAPRVRLD; encoded by the coding sequence ATGACCGCGTGGTGGATCGCCCTGGCCGGCCCGGCCCTGATCGGCCTGTGGCTGGCGCTGACGTTCAACGCCCTGGTGCGGGCGCGCAACCTGGTCCGCGAGGGCTGGAGCGGCATCGACGTGCAGTTGCGCCGCCGCCACGACTTGGTGCCCAACCTGGTGGAAACGGTGCGCGCCTACGCGGCCCACGAGGCCGAGGCCCTGGCCCGGGTCACGGCCCTGCGCGGCTCCGGGACGGGCGCAGGGGGCGGGGCCGTGGCCCAGGCCGCGCGCCTGGAGGGCGAGCTGGGCCTGGCCCTGGGGCGGCTGCTGGCCGTGGCCGAGGCCTACCCGCAGCTCAAGGCCGACGCCAACTTCCGCCAGCTCTCCGAACAGCTCGGGGCCGTGGAGGACGAGTTGCAGATGGCCCGGCGCTACTACAACGGCGCCGTGCGGCGGCTCAACGTCGCCGTGGAGTCCTTCCCCTCCAATCTGGCGGCCCGGCTGTTCGGCTTCGGCGCCGCGGAATTTTTCGAGACCCGGGACGAGGCCGTGCGCGCCGCGCCCCGGGTCCGGCTGGACTAG
- a CDS encoding DUF2207 domain-containing protein, with amino-acid sequence MGAARVLACLALLLAALGATWCPAGAAEAVTSFASRVEVLPDGRLHVTETIAVAAEGREIRRGIYRDFPTVYPHPAPWAQALGLVRRVGFSVRGAMRDGAPEAFALRPRPGGVRVYLGREDALLPPGPHTFTLAYETTDQLGFFADHDELYWNVTGQGWTLPILHAACEVALPPGARLLGAEAFTGFSGQRGAAFSGGPQGPELAAFATTAPLAPGQGLTVAVRLGKGAVAAPGGEAARLARDNPGPLGALAGLLAALGAYLWAWRRVGRDPGGGVVVPRFRPPAGVSPGAARYVLRMGFDDHVFAAALVGLAVRGAVRLDRAPGGAWTVARAAAAAEGLEPEERALLEALFARGPEVALRQEAHAVVRPARAALRKALAARYRGVLFRGNAAWLAPGLALGLAATGAALWGAPEPVPAAFLALWLTVWTAITAGLVLRALAAPAVGTLVPALAFAAGWCGGAFMLGATAGGLALAVVALAGAMAVLFAWLMRAPTPGGRAVMDELEGFRLYLAVAEEERLNLLNPPDRTPELFDACLPYALALDCEQQWARKFSAVLEAAGRDPHAASRGAGLAARGGLGPGGRGGGLGSSLAGAIAASSSAPGSGRDSGGAGRAGGGGGGGGGGGW; translated from the coding sequence GTGGGCGCCGCGCGCGTTTTGGCCTGCCTCGCGCTGCTGCTGGCGGCCCTGGGCGCGACGTGGTGCCCGGCTGGGGCCGCCGAGGCCGTCACGTCCTTCGCCAGCCGGGTGGAGGTGCTGCCCGACGGGCGCCTGCACGTGACCGAAACCATCGCCGTGGCCGCCGAGGGCCGCGAGATCCGCCGGGGCATCTACCGCGATTTTCCCACCGTCTACCCGCATCCCGCGCCCTGGGCCCAGGCCCTGGGGCTGGTGCGCCGCGTGGGTTTTTCCGTGCGCGGCGCCATGCGCGACGGCGCTCCCGAGGCCTTCGCCCTCCGCCCCCGGCCCGGCGGGGTGCGCGTGTACCTGGGCCGCGAGGACGCGCTGCTGCCGCCCGGGCCGCACACCTTCACCCTGGCCTACGAAACCACGGACCAGCTGGGCTTTTTCGCCGACCACGACGAACTGTACTGGAACGTCACGGGCCAGGGCTGGACCCTGCCCATCCTGCACGCGGCGTGCGAGGTGGCCCTGCCCCCGGGGGCGCGGCTGCTGGGCGCCGAGGCGTTCACCGGGTTCTCCGGCCAGCGGGGCGCGGCGTTCAGCGGCGGGCCGCAGGGCCCGGAGCTGGCCGCTTTCGCCACCACGGCGCCCCTGGCCCCCGGCCAGGGCCTGACCGTGGCCGTGCGCCTGGGCAAGGGCGCGGTGGCCGCCCCGGGCGGGGAGGCCGCCCGGCTGGCGCGCGACAACCCCGGGCCCCTGGGCGCCCTGGCCGGGCTGCTGGCGGCCCTGGGCGCCTACCTCTGGGCCTGGCGCCGCGTGGGCCGCGACCCCGGGGGCGGGGTGGTGGTGCCGCGCTTCCGGCCCCCGGCGGGGGTCAGCCCCGGGGCGGCGCGCTACGTGTTGCGCATGGGCTTCGACGACCATGTGTTCGCCGCCGCGCTGGTGGGGCTGGCCGTGCGCGGGGCCGTGCGCCTGGACCGCGCCCCCGGCGGCGCCTGGACCGTGGCCCGCGCCGCCGCCGCTGCCGAGGGCCTGGAACCCGAGGAGCGGGCCCTGCTGGAGGCGCTGTTCGCCCGGGGGCCGGAGGTGGCCCTGCGCCAGGAGGCCCACGCCGTGGTCCGCCCGGCGCGGGCGGCCCTGCGCAAGGCCCTGGCCGCGCGCTACCGGGGGGTGCTCTTCCGCGGCAACGCGGCCTGGCTGGCGCCGGGGCTGGCCCTGGGTCTGGCGGCCACGGGCGCCGCGCTGTGGGGCGCGCCCGAGCCGGTGCCCGCCGCCTTCCTCGCCCTGTGGCTGACCGTCTGGACGGCCATCACTGCGGGGCTCGTGCTGCGCGCCCTGGCCGCGCCCGCCGTGGGCACCCTTGTTCCGGCCCTGGCCTTCGCCGCCGGGTGGTGCGGCGGGGCGTTCATGCTCGGCGCGACGGCGGGCGGGCTGGCCCTGGCGGTGGTCGCCCTGGCCGGGGCCATGGCCGTGCTCTTCGCCTGGCTCATGCGCGCCCCGACGCCCGGGGGCCGCGCGGTGATGGACGAGCTGGAGGGCTTTCGCCTGTATCTGGCCGTGGCCGAGGAAGAGCGCCTGAACCTGCTCAACCCGCCGGACCGGACCCCGGAGCTGTTCGACGCCTGCCTGCCCTACGCCCTGGCCCTGGACTGCGAGCAGCAGTGGGCGCGCAAGTTCAGCGCCGTGCTGGAGGCCGCCGGGCGCGATCCGCACGCCGCCTCGCGCGGGGCGGGGCTGGCCGCGCGCGGGGGGCTGGGGCCGGGCGGGCGCGGGGGCGGGCTGGGCAGCTCCCTGGCCGGGGCCATCGCCGCGTCCTCGTCGGCCCCGGGCTCGGGGCGGGACTCGGGCGGCGCGGGCCGCGCGGGCGGCGGCGGCGGCGGCGGGGGCGGCGGGGGCTGGTAG
- a CDS encoding PilZ domain-containing protein, whose translation MTDQRSRSRVPARFEATVSWQGLTVPVISLNISLRGMLCEAPLGLGMHAGDACTVRLTLAPDVVLGIAARAARAGGESLALAFEEMDPATFAHLRNLVRYAASDPDAIDAELAGPCAGPC comes from the coding sequence ATGACCGACCAGCGCAGCCGCAGCCGGGTTCCGGCCCGCTTCGAAGCCACCGTGTCCTGGCAGGGGCTGACCGTGCCTGTGATCAGCCTGAACATCAGCCTGCGCGGGATGCTCTGCGAGGCGCCCCTGGGCCTGGGCATGCACGCCGGGGACGCCTGCACCGTGCGCCTGACCCTGGCCCCGGACGTGGTGCTGGGCATCGCCGCCCGGGCCGCGCGTGCCGGGGGCGAATCCCTGGCCCTGGCCTTCGAGGAGATGGACCCCGCGACGTTCGCCCACCTGCGCAACCTGGTGCGCTACGCGGCCAGCGACCCCGACGCCATCGACGCCGAGCTGGCCGGGCCCTGCGCGGGCCCCTGCTGA
- the rpe gene encoding ribulose-phosphate 3-epimerase, whose amino-acid sequence MTRPFLLSPSLLSSDYGRLAEELAALEAAGLKWVHWDVMDGAFVPNITLGAPIIGALRGRTRLFFDVHLMVEEPARYVADFARAGADLICVHAEATRHLERTCAAVAELGKQVGVALNPATPVDAVRYLLPQLDLVLIMSVNPGFGGQSFIPFSLDKIRELAALRDRLNPRCLIQVDGGCTPENTAALVAAGADCLVSGSAFFKFPPYKERHEAFLRAAGAL is encoded by the coding sequence ATGACCCGGCCCTTCCTGCTCTCGCCGTCCCTGCTGTCCAGCGACTACGGGCGCCTGGCCGAGGAGCTGGCCGCCCTGGAGGCCGCCGGGCTCAAGTGGGTCCACTGGGACGTGATGGACGGCGCCTTCGTGCCCAACATCACCCTGGGCGCACCGATCATCGGCGCCCTGCGCGGGCGCACGCGGCTGTTCTTCGACGTGCACCTCATGGTCGAGGAGCCCGCGCGCTATGTGGCCGATTTCGCCCGCGCCGGGGCGGACCTGATCTGCGTGCACGCCGAGGCCACCCGCCACCTGGAGCGCACCTGCGCCGCCGTGGCCGAGCTGGGCAAGCAGGTGGGCGTGGCGCTCAACCCGGCCACCCCCGTGGACGCCGTGCGCTACCTGCTGCCGCAGCTGGACCTGGTGCTCATCATGAGCGTCAACCCCGGCTTCGGCGGGCAGTCGTTCATCCCCTTCTCCCTGGACAAGATCCGCGAGCTGGCCGCCCTGCGCGACCGGCTGAACCCGCGCTGCCTGATCCAGGTGGACGGCGGCTGCACGCCCGAGAACACCGCCGCACTGGTGGCCGCCGGGGCCGACTGTCTGGTCTCCGGCTCGGCCTTCTTCAAGTTCCCGCCCTACAAAGAGCGCCACGAGGCCTTCCTGCGCGCCGCCGGGGCCCTGTAG
- a CDS encoding AsnC family transcriptional regulator, with the protein MDAIDRRILDVIQSGFPVAARPYAELGRDLGLTEAETLARVRALKESGVIRRIGANFQSARLGWHSTLCAAKVPPERMEHFVATVNAHPGVTHNYLRDHEFNVWFTFIGEDPETVQQALADIGAATGVDVLYLPATRLFKIKVDFAMQGGEE; encoded by the coding sequence ATGGACGCCATCGACCGCAGAATCCTGGACGTGATCCAGTCCGGCTTTCCCGTGGCCGCGCGGCCCTATGCGGAGCTTGGCCGCGACCTGGGGCTGACCGAGGCCGAGACCCTGGCCCGCGTGCGCGCCCTCAAGGAGTCCGGCGTCATCCGGCGCATCGGGGCCAATTTCCAGTCCGCGCGCCTGGGCTGGCACTCCACCCTGTGCGCGGCCAAGGTGCCGCCCGAGCGCATGGAGCACTTCGTGGCCACGGTCAACGCCCACCCGGGCGTGACGCACAACTACCTGCGCGACCACGAGTTCAACGTCTGGTTCACCTTCATCGGCGAAGACCCCGAAACCGTGCAGCAGGCCCTGGCGGACATCGGCGCGGCCACGGGGGTGGACGTGCTCTACCTGCCCGCCACCCGGCTCTTCAAGATCAAGGTCGATTTCGCCATGCAGGGCGGGGAGGAGTAG
- the ahbD gene encoding heme b synthase has translation MSAAQHPGRPGHPTAPPHGAGGPKGHPMAPGGHPHDARQADGTPPLRLIAWEITRSCNLACKHCRAEAHEEPYPGEFSTAEAKALIDDFRKAGDPILIFTGGEPMLRKDWPELVRYATSLGLRCVMSPNGTLITAQSARTMVEAGVQRVSISIDGPDAASHDAFRGVPGAFAASMRGIEYLKAAGLEFQINTTVTRGNLGMFKDIFKLCEGLGAAAWHIFLLVPTGRGASLGAEVISAAEYEDVLNWFYDFQKTTAMQLKATCAPHYHRILRQRAKAEGIPVTFENFGLDAVSRGCLGGVGFCFVSHTGQVQPCGYLVLDCGNVRETPFPEIWKSSKIFNQFRNQDEFTGKCGVCEYHKVCAGCRARAYTMSGDHMAAEPLCSHEPARARRKGEES, from the coding sequence ATGAGCGCGGCCCAGCACCCCGGGCGCCCGGGCCACCCCACCGCCCCGCCCCACGGCGCGGGCGGCCCCAAGGGCCACCCCATGGCCCCCGGCGGGCACCCCCACGACGCCCGCCAGGCCGACGGCACCCCGCCCCTGCGGCTCATCGCCTGGGAGATCACCCGCTCCTGCAACCTGGCCTGCAAGCACTGCCGCGCCGAGGCCCACGAGGAGCCCTACCCCGGCGAGTTCAGCACCGCCGAGGCCAAGGCCCTCATCGACGACTTCCGCAAGGCCGGGGACCCGATCCTGATCTTCACCGGCGGCGAGCCCATGCTGCGCAAGGACTGGCCCGAGCTGGTGCGCTACGCCACGAGCCTGGGCCTGCGCTGCGTCATGTCGCCCAACGGCACGCTGATCACCGCCCAGAGCGCGCGGACCATGGTCGAGGCGGGCGTGCAGCGCGTGTCCATCTCCATCGACGGGCCCGACGCCGCGTCCCACGACGCCTTCCGGGGCGTGCCCGGGGCCTTCGCGGCCTCCATGCGCGGCATCGAATACCTCAAGGCCGCCGGGCTGGAGTTCCAGATCAACACCACGGTGACGCGCGGCAACCTGGGGATGTTCAAGGACATCTTCAAGCTCTGCGAGGGCCTTGGCGCCGCCGCGTGGCACATCTTCCTGCTCGTGCCCACCGGGCGCGGGGCCAGCCTGGGCGCCGAGGTCATCAGCGCCGCCGAGTACGAGGACGTGCTCAACTGGTTCTACGACTTCCAGAAGACCACGGCCATGCAGCTCAAGGCCACCTGCGCTCCGCACTACCACCGCATCCTGCGCCAGCGCGCCAAGGCCGAGGGCATCCCCGTGACCTTCGAGAACTTCGGGCTGGACGCCGTGTCGCGCGGCTGCCTGGGCGGGGTGGGCTTCTGCTTCGTGTCGCACACCGGGCAGGTCCAGCCCTGCGGCTACCTGGTGCTGGACTGCGGCAACGTGCGCGAGACGCCCTTCCCGGAAATCTGGAAAAGCTCGAAGATATTCAACCAGTTCCGCAACCAGGACGAGTTCACGGGCAAGTGCGGGGTCTGCGAGTACCACAAGGTCTGCGCCGGGTGCCGGGCCCGGGCCTACACCATGTCCGGCGACCACATGGCCGCCGAGCCGCTGTGCTCCCACGAGCCGGCCCGGGCGCGCCGCAAGGGGGAGGAGTCGTGA
- the hemB gene encoding porphobilinogen synthase: MDQPCFFRGRRLRKTPTIRDIFRETHVRPEDLMMPYFVVDTDDAALRKPIGAMPGQFQLSLDELDRQVGQAVALGLRSCILFGLPKAKDARGSGAYDPDGIVQRAIRRLKANHPDLLVATDVCLCEYTDHGHCGLLRQDDTSGEVSNDPTLDLLARTAVSHARAGADMVAPSDMMDGRVAEIRQALDEAGFAQVPVMSYAVKYASAFYGPFREAAESAPKFGDRRTYQMDPANAREGLREAQADIDEGADIIMVKPGMPYLDMITRLREAFDLPVAAYQVSGEYSMIKAAAANGWIDEAAVMLESLTAFKRAGAELILTYFTEDFLRLRAQGQGGKA, encoded by the coding sequence ATGGACCAGCCCTGCTTCTTCCGGGGCCGCCGCCTGCGCAAAACCCCGACCATCCGCGACATCTTCCGCGAAACCCATGTGCGCCCCGAAGACCTGATGATGCCCTACTTCGTGGTGGACACCGACGACGCGGCCCTGCGCAAGCCCATCGGCGCCATGCCCGGCCAGTTCCAGCTTTCCCTGGACGAGCTGGACCGCCAGGTGGGCCAGGCCGTGGCCCTGGGCCTGCGCTCGTGCATCCTCTTCGGCCTGCCCAAGGCCAAGGACGCCCGCGGCAGCGGCGCCTACGACCCGGACGGCATCGTCCAGCGCGCCATCCGCCGCCTGAAGGCCAACCACCCCGATCTGCTGGTGGCCACCGACGTGTGCCTGTGCGAATACACCGACCACGGCCACTGCGGGCTCTTGCGCCAGGACGACACCTCCGGCGAGGTCAGCAACGACCCGACCCTGGACCTGCTGGCCAGGACCGCCGTGTCCCACGCCAGGGCCGGGGCCGACATGGTCGCCCCCTCGGACATGATGGACGGCCGGGTGGCTGAAATCCGCCAGGCCCTGGACGAGGCGGGCTTCGCCCAGGTGCCGGTCATGTCCTACGCCGTGAAATACGCCTCGGCCTTCTACGGGCCCTTCCGCGAGGCCGCCGAGAGCGCGCCCAAGTTCGGCGACCGCCGCACCTACCAGATGGACCCCGCCAACGCCCGCGAGGGCCTGCGCGAGGCCCAGGCCGACATCGACGAGGGCGCGGACATCATCATGGTCAAGCCCGGCATGCCCTACCTGGACATGATCACCCGCCTGCGCGAGGCCTTCGACCTGCCCGTGGCGGCCTACCAGGTCAGCGGCGAATACTCCATGATCAAGGCCGCCGCCGCCAACGGCTGGATCGACGAGGCCGCCGTGATGCTCGAAAGCCTGACGGCCTTCAAGCGTGCCGGGGCCGAGCTGATCCTGACCTACTTCACCGAGGATTTCCTGCGCCTGCGCGCCCAGGGCCAGGGGGGCAAGGCATGA
- the ahbC gene encoding 12,18-didecarboxysiroheme deacetylase has translation MIGISKLYCGSVEASDALRYGRDSKTLPSHLLQFSKDKKPVVVWNMTRRCNLKCVHCYAQAVDPDGKDEISTEQAKVIIKDLADYGAPVMLFSGGEPLVRQDLPELASFATANGMRAVISTNGTLITKDKARELKQIGLSYVGISLDGGEEIHDKFRKVPGSFKKALQGVENCQAEGLKVGLRFTINKRNQGEIPTLFQIVEELEVPRICFYHLVYSGRGSELIKEDLDHAETREAVHLIMDKTRELFDKGKPKEVLTVDNHADGPLVYLRLLKEDPERAAEVKRLLDFNEGNNSGRGIGCISWDGQVHPDQFWRNHTFGNVLERPFSEIWDDPSIELLHKLKDKKKHVGGRCATCRYLAICGGNFRARAEAYYGDIWAQDPACYLTDEEIKA, from the coding sequence ATGATCGGCATTTCCAAGCTCTACTGCGGCTCGGTGGAGGCCTCGGACGCCCTGCGCTACGGGCGCGACTCCAAGACCCTGCCCTCCCACCTGCTGCAATTCTCCAAGGACAAGAAGCCCGTGGTCGTGTGGAACATGACCCGGCGCTGCAACCTCAAATGCGTGCACTGCTACGCCCAGGCCGTGGACCCCGACGGCAAGGACGAGATCAGCACCGAGCAGGCCAAGGTCATCATCAAGGATCTGGCCGACTACGGCGCGCCGGTGATGCTGTTCTCCGGCGGCGAGCCCCTGGTGCGCCAGGACCTGCCCGAGCTGGCCAGCTTCGCCACGGCCAACGGCATGCGCGCGGTCATCTCCACCAACGGCACGCTGATCACCAAGGACAAGGCCCGCGAGCTCAAGCAGATCGGCCTGTCCTACGTGGGCATCTCGCTGGACGGCGGCGAGGAGATCCACGACAAGTTCCGCAAGGTGCCCGGCTCGTTCAAGAAGGCCCTCCAGGGCGTGGAGAACTGCCAGGCCGAGGGCCTCAAGGTCGGGCTGCGCTTCACCATCAACAAGCGCAACCAGGGCGAGATCCCGACCCTGTTCCAGATCGTCGAGGAGCTTGAGGTTCCGCGCATCTGCTTCTACCATCTGGTCTACTCCGGGCGCGGCTCGGAGCTGATCAAGGAAGACCTGGACCACGCCGAGACCCGCGAGGCCGTCCACCTGATCATGGACAAGACCCGCGAGCTGTTCGACAAGGGCAAGCCCAAGGAAGTCCTGACCGTGGACAACCACGCCGACGGGCCCCTGGTCTACCTGCGGCTGCTCAAGGAAGACCCCGAGCGCGCCGCCGAGGTCAAGCGCCTGCTGGACTTCAACGAGGGCAACAACTCCGGGCGCGGCATCGGCTGCATCTCGTGGGACGGGCAGGTCCACCCCGACCAGTTCTGGCGCAACCACACCTTCGGCAACGTGCTCGAGCGCCCGTTCTCCGAAATCTGGGACGACCCGTCCATCGAACTGCTGCACAAGCTCAAGGACAAGAAGAAGCACGTCGGCGGGAGGTGCGCCACATGCCGATACCTCGCCATCTGCGGCGGAAACTTCAGGGCCCGGGCGGAAGCCTACTACGGGGACATATGGGCTCAGGATCCCGCCTGCTATTTGACGGACGAAGAGATCAAGGCCTGA
- a CDS encoding 4Fe-4S binding protein — MPAPALLASLAPAVLSLWLLGAHALRAGHWGLAGAWALAPLLLALPHGWVRRAAQLALGWAILVWAHAGGELIRLRVAMDLPWARLALILGAVMLLAALGVALLERGPAARRHGADPAPHWPPALALALTVALLAVCRATVPFPILLPDRFLPGAGWLLALALGAYAAWLTRALLAPGGGPRRWGRLRLRAWGLFSAVFFAQLLLGLAGAERLLMTGALHLPVPALIAAGPVFRGEGLFMAGLFLATVAVVGPAWCSWLCYIGAWDGAAAARHKVLRPLPRWRGPARAALAALVLLAAWGLRATGAPVALAGGLAAAFGLAGVAVMLTVSRRMGTMAHCTAFCPMGLAATLLGRLNPLRVRVGPGCTGCGVCVRTCRYGALDEARLALGRPGGTCTLCGDCVGRCPHAALGYRFPGLSPARARALFAVLAVSAHAMFLGVARI; from the coding sequence ATGCCCGCCCCCGCCCTGCTGGCCAGCCTGGCCCCGGCGGTGCTCTCGCTGTGGCTGCTGGGGGCCCACGCCCTGCGCGCCGGGCACTGGGGGCTGGCCGGGGCCTGGGCCCTGGCCCCGCTGCTGCTGGCCCTGCCCCACGGCTGGGTACGCCGGGCGGCGCAGCTGGCCCTGGGCTGGGCCATCCTGGTCTGGGCCCATGCCGGGGGCGAATTGATCCGCCTGCGCGTGGCCATGGACCTGCCCTGGGCCCGGCTGGCCCTGATCCTGGGTGCGGTGATGCTGCTGGCGGCCCTGGGCGTCGCCCTTTTGGAGCGCGGACCCGCCGCCCGGCGCCACGGCGCCGACCCCGCCCCCCACTGGCCGCCCGCCCTGGCCCTGGCGCTCACCGTGGCCCTGCTGGCCGTGTGCCGGGCCACGGTGCCCTTTCCCATTCTGTTGCCCGACCGCTTCCTCCCCGGCGCGGGCTGGCTGCTGGCCCTAGCCCTGGGCGCCTACGCCGCGTGGCTGACGCGCGCGCTGCTGGCCCCGGGCGGCGGGCCCCGGCGCTGGGGGCGGCTGCGCCTGCGGGCCTGGGGGCTGTTCTCGGCGGTATTCTTCGCCCAACTGCTGCTGGGGCTGGCCGGGGCCGAGCGGCTGCTGATGACCGGGGCCCTGCACCTGCCCGTGCCCGCGCTCATCGCCGCCGGGCCCGTGTTCCGGGGCGAGGGGCTGTTCATGGCCGGGCTGTTCCTGGCCACGGTGGCCGTGGTCGGCCCGGCGTGGTGCAGCTGGCTGTGCTACATCGGCGCGTGGGACGGCGCCGCGGCGGCCCGGCACAAGGTTCTCCGGCCCCTGCCCCGCTGGCGCGGCCCGGCGCGCGCGGCCCTGGCGGCGCTGGTGCTGCTGGCGGCCTGGGGCCTGCGCGCGACCGGGGCGCCCGTGGCCCTGGCCGGGGGGCTGGCGGCGGCCTTCGGGCTGGCGGGGGTGGCCGTGATGCTGACCGTCAGCCGCCGCATGGGCACCATGGCCCACTGCACGGCGTTTTGCCCCATGGGCCTGGCCGCCACCCTGCTGGGGCGGCTGAACCCGCTGCGGGTGCGCGTGGGCCCGGGCTGCACAGGCTGCGGAGTCTGCGTACGCACCTGCCGCTACGGCGCCCTGGACGAGGCGCGCCTGGCCCTGGGCCGCCCCGGGGGCACCTGCACCCTGTGCGGCGACTGCGTGGGCCGCTGCCCCCACGCCGCCCTGGGCTACCGTTTCCCGGGGCTCTCTCCGGCGCGGGCCCGGGCGCTGTTCGCCGTGCTGGCCGTGAGCGCCCACGCCATGTTCCTGGGCGTGGCACGCATCTAA
- a CDS encoding 4Fe-4S dicluster domain-containing protein produces MSTPAPRTVRIEGPGYCVTACRGAVDCPRRALDAPDLPQALADALGRLPLAPGPGAQHAHTLLRVAVAYCPNACSQPQIADTGAIGAALPAVAPGACVACGACAAACREAAVDLDGLGSIRGIDAARCLGCGACAAACPAQAISIGQRGFRLLLGGKLGRHPRLADELPGLRAPGALPALAADFLAACLAARQGHERPGDVVARLGAAALTGPPRDPGQP; encoded by the coding sequence ATGAGCACCCCCGCACCCCGCACCGTACGCATCGAGGGCCCCGGCTACTGCGTCACCGCCTGCCGCGGCGCCGTGGACTGCCCGCGCCGCGCCCTGGACGCGCCGGACCTGCCCCAGGCCCTGGCCGACGCCCTGGGCCGCCTGCCCCTGGCCCCCGGGCCCGGCGCGCAGCACGCCCACACGCTGCTGCGCGTGGCCGTGGCCTACTGCCCCAACGCCTGCTCCCAGCCCCAGATCGCCGACACGGGCGCCATCGGCGCGGCCCTGCCCGCCGTGGCCCCCGGGGCCTGCGTGGCCTGCGGGGCCTGCGCCGCCGCCTGCCGCGAGGCCGCCGTGGACCTGGACGGCCTGGGCAGCATCCGGGGCATCGACGCCGCGCGCTGCCTGGGCTGCGGGGCCTGCGCCGCCGCCTGCCCGGCCCAGGCCATCAGCATCGGCCAGCGCGGCTTCCGGCTGCTGCTGGGCGGCAAGCTGGGCCGCCACCCGCGCCTGGCCGATGAGCTGCCCGGCCTGCGCGCCCCAGGGGCCCTGCCCGCCCTGGCTGCGGATTTCCTCGCCGCCTGCCTGGCCGCACGCCAGGGGCACGAGCGCCCCGGCGACGTCGTGGCCCGCCTGGGCGCCGCCGCCCTGACGGGCCCGCCCCGCGACCCGGGGCAGCCCTGA